TAGCGGTGCCGCAGGTTAGCAAAAAAGCGCTTAAACACCAATCCTGCAGGCCCTGTAATTTATAAAACGGATACAGCAGTACGCCTAAAAATAAAATCAGCCCAATAATACCCGATCCCATCAGTATGTGCAAATACTGGTTATGAATCATTACTTGATTTTCTTTTTTTAAATTAAAATCCTGCACCGCATACTGGTTCCGCATTTCCATTTTAACATCGGCAAGGCCTACACCCACCAGGGCATTTTTTTTAATTACTGCAAAAGCTGTTTCCCAGGCGGCTAAACGTTGCGCAATGGAGTAATAATTAATATCCTGATGCTGCACGTAGCGCGAAATATCGGTCCGGGTATTTTCTACGCGAAACCGCACCGACTCCAAAGAAAAATAAGCTACCACCGGCACCGTAAATAATATTGCCAATAAACCAACTCCCAGCAAATACTTTTTTTTGGTTTTTATAAACCAAAAAATTTTAAAAATTAAAGTAACGTACAAAGCCAGTAAACCAGTGCGGTAAGCCAGAATATGCATGGATGTTACCAAAATCAGGGCACAAAGTAAAGCCAGGTATTTTTCTTTTTTTTGCCAGAATACCCACGGTGCCCGATAGATATAAACCGCAAAGAAAATGGATAAGGTCATCATCACGCCAAAATGAATATGAAAAATGCGGTTTATGGTAGGCGGATTCTGGCTGTGGGTAATCAGTTCGTTATAGGCTTGAATGTTGCTGAAATACTGCCCCATGGTGCCAATGGTGATAATGGTAGTGAGCAGCAAATAAAAGTAAAGCAGAATGTAAATTTGTTTCGCGCGCAAGGGTGGTAACAACCCACCGGCTACCGGAAATAAAAACAACCCCGCATACCGGTACACTTGCTTGCCCCAGTTATGGGCATCTTGGGTGTAAATAATACTCACCAGCAACAAACCATAAATTGCCGCTAAACCTAAAGCCGACCAGTTTTTAATTAAAATTTTAAATTTTTGGCTAAAATCGTTGGCGGTAAGCGCCAAAATAAGCAAAGCAACAGGCACGGCCGTAATCAGGGCACGGGAAAAGAACAGCCCAATCAGAAACAAGGCGCATAACCCAAAATACAGCCGCTGGGTTCGGGAATCTTGCGGTTCAAACAAAGTCCAGGGTTTAGTAACCGCAGTACGCATGCCGGGTGTTGCCGTTAAAGTAAAAAGAATAGGTATCGAAAAATAGCATAAGCAGGCACGAAGTTAATCAGGAACGCGGGATAAACGAAAGTCGCTTTACGGCGGTTAATTTTATTATTCTGGGCGCCATTGCTGCACTTGGCTAACTACCTCCGCTACAGTAATCTGCTGAATGCATACACAACTACCGGGCGTTTTCCGGCAATCGCTGCAATCTTTGGGTACTACCAGGTATTCGGCCCTTGGGCCTATTGGTGCCCAGCGCCCCGGATGCATGGGCTTAATGGGCGGATACAAGCCCAACGCATGAATGCCCACACTAGCTGCTAAATGCAAAGGGCCAGTACTGGCTCCTACTAAACCGGTACAAGCTTTCATAAAACTAATAAACTCGGATAATGAAAATTTACCAGTTACATTTGTAATAAAATTCTGATTTTCGCGGAGCCAATCCTGCAACAACTCTCCCTCTGCCGTTGAGCCCGAAATAAAAACCTGCCAGCCTAAGCCATGTAGTTGGCGAGCCAATTGAGAAAAATGCGCTAAGTCCCACTCCCGGGCACTGCCTTTTGATTTTGGGTGCAGAATAATACAGGGCTGATCATTTTTTAAAAATTCTTGCCATTTATCCGACAGCGGAGTTATTCTGGAAAAATCCAGGTAAGCGGTTACCTCCGGTAAAGTAGGGATAGTTTTTAAACCCAAAGGCCGGAGTAGAGCAAAGTTTAACTGGCTTTCGTGGTAAGGCGAGTGGCGGCGACTGAGGTTTACTAAAGCATTGACCGTAAACCAATGAAACCACCGATTGCGCGTACCAATGCGTTGTTTTATACTTGCTTGGCGAGTTACTTGCGCAATCTGCTTATTCGGGAAGACATGGATAATGCTACTGATTTGCTGATTTTTAAAAAACCGGACTTGTTCGGCTACTGGCAAATCTTTTATATCATCCCAATTTAAAAACTGATCTACGTATTTACAGCAAGCTACTACGGGCGCCGTGTACGTACGCCCCAAAAACAGCACGCGCGCGTCGGGTACGTTTTGCTTTATCCAGCCCGCCATGGGCAGCGTGAGCACCACATCCCCAATCGCATCAATCCGGCTGATCAGAATGGTTTTAACGGGAGCGTTCAAGTTCTTCATCGGTTAGCCCAGTATAGTTTCGCGTACTTTACAAAAACCGCGTACCCCGACAATACCGCCACGCAAAATCCGGCAAAGCCATCGCGCCAGCCAAATTTTAAAAAATACATCTGAAAAAACTTAAACGGCGGCTTTACCAGCATGGGCCATAAACCCGGACGTTTGTTTTTCAGCTTTAATTCCTGACAGGCAATGGTGGTAAAATGATTAATTTGTTTCAGGTGATCTTCCAGGCTATGGAAAGAATAATGATGCAAATCGCCTTTCAGCAAACCGGTAGTTTGGTTGGGTTGCACCTGGTAAACTTCGTGCAATAACAAACCTTGCCATTGGCCTTGCTCGCGGTTATACAAACGCAATTTTTTATCGGGGTACCAGCCACCGTGCCGAATCCAGGAACCGCAGTAATTGGTTAAGCGCACCAGGTAATAACCGGCTAATTGCCAGTTCGCTTTTATGGCCAGTATGGATTTTTCGAGTTCCGGAGTAACAACTTCGTCGGCATCCAGGGAAAGAATATGCGGGTAGGCGGCCTGGCTATTGGCAAAGTTTTTTTGATCGACGTAACCGGTAAAAGCCCGCGAAACAAACCGGGCGCCATATTGGGCGCAAATTTGGGCGGTGTTATCTGTAGAGTACGAATCTACCACTACCATATCGTCGGCTAGATTTTTTACGCTTTCCAGGCAGCGCCCAATGTTGCGTTCCTCGTTAAACGTAATAATTACCACCGACAATTTTACGAACATCAATCTTAAATTTAGGACGCAGTTAAATTCTGCGCGAATATCGGATTTTCCGGAATAGGATGTTGAATTTTTAAATTTTTACCGCAACAGCTTTTATTAAAGAACTTTCGCTGTAATACAATATCGTTTGTGGAGACACAAACGAAGGCACTGCACTTTCTCAAGGGCACGAAAGCTCAAATAGCAACGCTGTTTTGGTAAAAACTCTGCATAAATACAACATCATTACTCAGAAGCACATACCTCTTAAAACAAAATAAAAAGAGCCGAATGAAAATCC
The sequence above is a segment of the Adhaeribacter swui genome. Coding sequences within it:
- a CDS encoding glycosyltransferase family 2 protein — translated: MFVKLSVVIITFNEERNIGRCLESVKNLADDMVVVDSYSTDNTAQICAQYGARFVSRAFTGYVDQKNFANSQAAYPHILSLDADEVVTPELEKSILAIKANWQLAGYYLVRLTNYCGSWIRHGGWYPDKKLRLYNREQGQWQGLLLHEVYQVQPNQTTGLLKGDLHHYSFHSLEDHLKQINHFTTIACQELKLKNKRPGLWPMLVKPPFKFFQMYFLKFGWRDGFAGFCVAVLSGYAVFVKYAKLYWANR
- a CDS encoding O-antigen ligase family protein → MRTAVTKPWTLFEPQDSRTQRLYFGLCALFLIGLFFSRALITAVPVALLILALTANDFSQKFKILIKNWSALGLAAIYGLLLVSIIYTQDAHNWGKQVYRYAGLFLFPVAGGLLPPLRAKQIYILLYFYLLLTTIITIGTMGQYFSNIQAYNELITHSQNPPTINRIFHIHFGVMMTLSIFFAVYIYRAPWVFWQKKEKYLALLCALILVTSMHILAYRTGLLALYVTLIFKIFWFIKTKKKYLLGVGLLAILFTVPVVAYFSLESVRFRVENTRTDISRYVQHQDINYYSIAQRLAAWETAFAVIKKNALVGVGLADVKMEMRNQYAVQDFNLKKENQVMIHNQYLHILMGSGIIGLILFLGVLLYPFYKLQGLQDWCLSAFLLTCGTAMLVDSFFELQRGLNLFAFFYLLLIVQKEQRVLTQNRFGVNEKGAPVTIK
- a CDS encoding glycosyltransferase family 9 protein codes for the protein MKNLNAPVKTILISRIDAIGDVVLTLPMAGWIKQNVPDARVLFLGRTYTAPVVACCKYVDQFLNWDDIKDLPVAEQVRFFKNQQISSIIHVFPNKQIAQVTRQASIKQRIGTRNRWFHWFTVNALVNLSRRHSPYHESQLNFALLRPLGLKTIPTLPEVTAYLDFSRITPLSDKWQEFLKNDQPCIILHPKSKGSAREWDLAHFSQLARQLHGLGWQVFISGSTAEGELLQDWLRENQNFITNVTGKFSLSEFISFMKACTGLVGASTGPLHLAASVGIHALGLYPPIKPMHPGRWAPIGPRAEYLVVPKDCSDCRKTPGSCVCIQQITVAEVVSQVQQWRPE